The region ACGTGAGAACTCATTAAACTGCCCGCACATGCCCTGATCGGAACCGATTGCCAAAACTACCGCTACTCCCCCTTTTGGGCTGTAAGGCAGGATTCCGGCATTGCGAAAAAAAACTGTCCAGCCCTGCTCTATTACCTCAGCATATTCGCCGACTCCTTTGGCCGCGGTTTCAAAATGGCGGATATTGACCGCAGCAAGGGCTTTCATAGTCTTGACTACTGAAAGCAGATCAGTCGTAGTAGCAATCTTCTTGCGTATGGCCTCAAGCTGCTGCATCAGCCTCCCTCCATTTACGCATATGTAAAACAACTGATTTTTCAAGTTCATCCCAGATTGCATCATCCGCATCAGCCTGAACAAGTTGATTCATAAGTTCAAAATTATCATCCATACGAGCGAGGAGATAGTCCTGAACTTCTGATATACGTTCCAGCTCGATATCATCAAGCAACCCGAGCGAAACAGTCCAGAGAATTACAATTTGCCGGGCGGCAGTCAGCGGGGAAAAGCGGTTCTGCTTCAGCAGTTCACGCACACGTAGACCATGATCGATTCGGCTTCGTGTATCCTTATCGAGCCTTGTGCCGAATCTTGCGAAAGCCTCCAGCTCTTGAAACTGCGAATAAGTCAGCCGCAGATCACCCGAGACCTTGCGATAGGCCTTTGGCTGTGCGCGTCCACCCACACGAGAAACGGATTTACCCACATCAATTGCCGGCAGCATGCCTTTCTGAAACAATACCGGGGACAGATAAATCTGGCCGTCAGTGATGGAGATGAGATTGGTAGGGATATATGCCGAAATGTTCTGCGCTTCTGTTTCCACTATGGGCAATGCGGTAAGTGTGCCGCCGCCATGTTCCGGTTTCAGCCTTGTAGAGCGCTCCAGCAACCTTGAATGAATGTAGAAAATATCGCCGGGAAAGGCCTCACGTCCGGGGGGGCGACGCATAAGCAGGCTGAGCTGCCTGTATGCCTGAGCGTGCCTTGTCAGATCGTCATAGACGATGAGCACATCCTTGCCCTGCTCCATAAAATATTCTGCCATGCTGGTTGCCGCGTAAGGAGCGACATACTGCATACCTGAGGGGGCATCACCTTCAACGACAACAGCGAAAGTATAATCCATAGCCCCGTGATTACGCAGGGTATCTATTACCCTTGCCACAGAAGCACCACGCTGTCCGATGGCGCAATATACGCAGACAACGTCCCCCTGCTTCTGGTTCAGGATAACATCAAGAGCTATAGAGGTCTTGCCGGTCTGGCGGTCACCGAGGATCAATTCACGCTGCCCTCTGCCGATGGGAATAAGTGTATCAATTACCTTAATACCGCTCGCCATTGGAGTATCGACGGGAGCACGCATCAGAATAGGCGGAGCTTCGGACTCCACTGTGCGGGTTTCATATGTTTCAGGAACCGGCCCACCATCGAGAGGATTACCCAGCGGATCGACAATACGCCCAATAAGATTATCACCGACAGGCACGCTAAGAACTGTTCCGGAAGCAACCGCCTCATCCCCTGACCTAAGGCCCGTATTTGATCCCAACAGAGCAACCCCTATGGAATTTGGCAATAAATCCAAAGCCATTCCTGGTATACCGTTACCCAGCAGAATCAACTCTTCGGAACGAACTGACGTAAGCCCATCCACCTGAGCCACGCCTCGAGCTAAGGATAAAACACGTCCGACTTCGCGCGAATCAGGGGAATACTCCATATTGCGGCGCCCTTTTTCATGGGCGTTTAAGGCTTGATTTATGTTTTTTTCCAAAAAAGACATTCTGCCTCCGCCAGCCCTTCCGGGGACTTGAATCATTTACAAAGCTCTTTGAAGCATTCTCAAATCAATCGAACATAAAATCAGGTGTTCATTTCCGCAAAAATCTTGGTTTCCAGTTCAGCAATATAGGAATTAAGGTTCCATTCCCATTTACGGTCTCCGGCAATTATTTCAACTCCAATACCTAATCCGGCATCGGTTATGAAAACCAGTTCATTTTTAGCAGTGAACACACCTTCAATTAATTGTTTAAGTTTTTGTTCCTGTAAATCAGTATGTTCAAATCCGGTACGAATTAAAATGTCCGAATCTGCACAATCAACATTGCGGGCCTCGTCAGCAATACGCTGCACGAATCCGCTCATGATTAACTGCTCAAAATCACAGCCGGAAAGATCCTGAACTATGCTCGCGGCAGTAGCTGAAACCTCATGGCTCAACTTCGTACGCAAATTAAGAGCGACCAAATCTTTTTCCCGATCCAGTGACGCCAGCCATTCCCGGCGCATGGTTTCAATCTCAGCCAGAGCCGACTCCATGGCCTGTTGCCTCCACCTTTCCGCTTCAACTTGAATTTCCGCCATAACTTCAGCTTCCCTATTCTCAAGGTCTGTACGCATACTGAGTAATTCAGTTTTTACCCTACTTACATCAGCACGGGCCTCACGCAGTTCCCGTGTTTCGTTCTCTACACGCTCCTTTCGTTCCTGCATTGCACCAACAATTGGTTTATAGAGGAAGAACTTAAGCAGCATGATCAGTAAAAAGAAGTTCAGGATCTGGGCAAAGATCGTGAACCAGTCCAAAAGCATGATCAGCCTCCAGCCTTTTCAATAAAATAGGACCAAAACGGATTGGCAAAAAGCAATATCATAGCAAGTACAAAACAATAAATAGCTGTTGATTCAACCATTGCCATCCCCACAAACAGAAACTTAACAATAGTATTGGTCTCGTCCGGCTGCTGGGCAATGGAACTGAGCGCTCTGGACAAAGCCATTCCCTCACCGATGGCCGGGCCTATAGCCCCGATGCCCATGCAAAGCCCTGCCGCAATAATCGACCCGAAAGCAATCCAACCTAGAGTTTCCATGTA is a window of Maridesulfovibrio sp. DNA encoding:
- a CDS encoding F0F1 ATP synthase subunit alpha, whose amino-acid sequence is MSFLEKNINQALNAHEKGRRNMEYSPDSREVGRVLSLARGVAQVDGLTSVRSEELILLGNGIPGMALDLLPNSIGVALLGSNTGLRSGDEAVASGTVLSVPVGDNLIGRIVDPLGNPLDGGPVPETYETRTVESEAPPILMRAPVDTPMASGIKVIDTLIPIGRGQRELILGDRQTGKTSIALDVILNQKQGDVVCVYCAIGQRGASVARVIDTLRNHGAMDYTFAVVVEGDAPSGMQYVAPYAATSMAEYFMEQGKDVLIVYDDLTRHAQAYRQLSLLMRRPPGREAFPGDIFYIHSRLLERSTRLKPEHGGGTLTALPIVETEAQNISAYIPTNLISITDGQIYLSPVLFQKGMLPAIDVGKSVSRVGGRAQPKAYRKVSGDLRLTYSQFQELEAFARFGTRLDKDTRSRIDHGLRVRELLKQNRFSPLTAARQIVILWTVSLGLLDDIELERISEVQDYLLARMDDNFELMNQLVQADADDAIWDELEKSVVLHMRKWREADAAA
- a CDS encoding ATPase — its product is MLLDWFTIFAQILNFFLLIMLLKFFLYKPIVGAMQERKERVENETRELREARADVSRVKTELLSMRTDLENREAEVMAEIQVEAERWRQQAMESALAEIETMRREWLASLDREKDLVALNLRTKLSHEVSATAASIVQDLSGCDFEQLIMSGFVQRIADEARNVDCADSDILIRTGFEHTDLQEQKLKQLIEGVFTAKNELVFITDAGLGIGVEIIAGDRKWEWNLNSYIAELETKIFAEMNT
- a CDS encoding F0F1 ATP synthase subunit C translates to METLGWIAFGSIIAAGLCMGIGAIGPAIGEGMALSRALSSIAQQPDETNTIVKFLFVGMAMVESTAIYCFVLAMILLFANPFWSYFIEKAGG